Proteins from a genomic interval of Paenibacillus sp. FSL H8-0048:
- a CDS encoding sensor histidine kinase KdpD, translating into MIGENTAKKRRGRLRIFFSYVPGAGKTRAMLEAAYAEQKNGQQVLAGYIAAHDRADIAELINGLELLPPLDISVNGIIVHEFDLDQAICRRPDLILLDELAHINAPGVRHKRRYQDVEELLRAGIDVYTTVSIEQLESMTDVVASMTGMAEPAHIPDSVFDRADQVEFIDISPHVWLERLHEGRIFSTEPLRQEAGELYTSQKLSALREMALRYRADQFKRYEGRLGERAVEASLYSREHILVCLSSAISNKKVIRTAARMAEALQGEFTALYVETSRTKELTARNKSELRENLRLAEQLDAQVATVYGEDVPGQIAEYAKTSRVSKIILGRSQNRSRWSVGSNFVDKLTAAAPNIDVYIIPDQESALQSKIPQYARPPLLTLADTGKTLGILLVCTIIGLWFKVLGFSEANIITVYILGVLLDAMVTKGRLYSAVTSILSVLVFNYFFTEPYFSLQAYDSGYPVTFLVMLAASFITSTLTLRVKEQARESAQKAYRTEVLLETSRKLQQAKDTPAILSETALQMLKLLDRSIIIYEVTGDGLSEPLVYSKDGSAANGQKDMLETEREVAEWVLQNNKRAGASTDTFSAAQCLYHAVRSGDTVFAVAGIVMQQEEPLEVFESSLMIAMLGECALALEKDKLNELQKESSLQIRQEQLRANLLRGISHDLRTPLTSISGNAGILIGNSAVLSEEQKQELYSDIYDDSIWLINLVENLLSITRIDNGALHLNFQAELLEEVIAEALQHVNRNKEDHIIRAVLEEELLMARMDSRLIIQVIINLVDNAIKYSGAGSHITLSARQENGLVVVEVADNGPGISPEAKAKVFEMFYTADNVRGDGRRGLGLGLALCKSIIHAHGGHIEVQDYAPQGTVFRFTLLAEEVNVHE; encoded by the coding sequence ATGATAGGGGAAAACACAGCGAAGAAGCGGCGCGGAAGGCTGAGGATATTCTTCAGTTATGTACCGGGAGCAGGGAAGACCCGGGCGATGCTGGAGGCTGCCTATGCGGAGCAGAAGAACGGCCAACAGGTGCTGGCAGGCTACATTGCAGCCCATGACAGAGCAGATATAGCGGAGCTTATTAACGGTCTGGAGCTGCTGCCGCCGCTGGACATTTCTGTAAACGGGATCATCGTGCATGAATTCGACCTGGACCAGGCGATCTGCAGGAGGCCGGACCTGATTCTGCTGGATGAACTAGCCCACATCAATGCTCCGGGAGTGCGCCACAAGCGGCGGTATCAGGATGTGGAGGAGCTGCTGCGCGCGGGAATAGATGTCTACACTACGGTTAGTATAGAGCAACTGGAAAGTATGACCGATGTGGTAGCATCCATGACCGGAATGGCTGAACCCGCGCATATTCCCGACAGTGTGTTCGATCGTGCGGACCAGGTCGAGTTCATTGATATCAGTCCGCACGTTTGGCTGGAGCGTCTGCATGAGGGGCGAATCTTTTCCACGGAACCGCTCCGGCAGGAGGCTGGTGAACTGTACACATCGCAGAAGCTGAGTGCTTTGCGGGAAATGGCTTTAAGGTACAGGGCGGATCAATTCAAACGTTATGAGGGCAGACTGGGGGAACGGGCAGTCGAAGCCAGCTTGTACAGCAGAGAACATATCCTGGTCTGTCTGTCGTCGGCAATATCCAATAAGAAGGTCATCCGCACAGCGGCGAGAATGGCCGAAGCTCTGCAGGGGGAATTCACTGCTCTCTACGTGGAGACCTCTCGAACGAAAGAGTTAACGGCAAGGAACAAGTCGGAGCTGCGGGAGAATCTGCGGCTGGCCGAACAGCTTGATGCACAGGTTGCCACTGTGTACGGAGAAGATGTGCCGGGACAGATCGCCGAATATGCCAAAACCAGCCGGGTCTCCAAAATTATCCTGGGCCGGTCGCAGAATCGCAGCCGCTGGTCAGTCGGTTCGAATTTCGTAGACAAACTGACGGCTGCTGCTCCGAACATCGACGTCTATATCATCCCGGATCAAGAGTCTGCCTTGCAATCCAAAATCCCGCAATATGCCAGACCTCCGCTTCTCACCCTGGCTGATACGGGCAAGACCCTGGGGATTCTGCTGGTCTGCACGATCATCGGGTTATGGTTCAAGGTTCTCGGCTTCAGTGAAGCGAACATTATTACAGTCTATATTCTGGGTGTTTTGCTCGATGCGATGGTTACAAAAGGACGGTTGTACAGCGCGGTGACATCGATTTTGAGCGTGCTGGTCTTTAACTATTTTTTCACCGAGCCGTATTTCTCGCTTCAGGCCTATGATTCCGGGTATCCGGTGACCTTCCTCGTGATGCTGGCCGCCTCGTTCATCACCAGTACGTTGACACTGCGGGTGAAGGAGCAGGCCAGGGAATCAGCGCAAAAAGCGTACCGAACCGAGGTGCTTCTGGAGACCAGCCGTAAGCTCCAGCAAGCCAAAGACACGCCCGCCATCCTGAGCGAGACCGCGCTGCAAATGCTCAAGCTGCTGGACCGTAGCATCATCATCTACGAGGTTACAGGGGATGGGCTCTCGGAGCCGCTCGTGTACAGCAAGGATGGGAGCGCGGCGAACGGCCAAAAGGATATGCTGGAAACAGAGCGTGAGGTAGCGGAATGGGTGCTGCAGAACAATAAACGGGCCGGAGCATCTACCGATACCTTCTCTGCCGCCCAATGCCTGTACCATGCGGTGCGAAGCGGCGATACGGTGTTTGCGGTGGCGGGAATTGTGATGCAGCAGGAAGAGCCGCTGGAGGTATTCGAGTCGAGTCTGATGATTGCCATGCTAGGCGAATGCGCCCTCGCGCTGGAGAAAGACAAGCTGAACGAGCTGCAAAAGGAAAGCTCCCTGCAAATCCGGCAGGAGCAGCTGCGCGCCAATCTGCTGCGCGGCATCTCGCATGATTTGCGCACGCCGCTTACGAGTATATCCGGTAACGCGGGCATCCTGATCGGCAACTCGGCGGTGCTGAGCGAGGAGCAGAAGCAGGAGCTGTACAGCGATATCTATGACGATTCGATCTGGCTGATCAATCTGGTGGAGAATCTGCTGTCGATCACCCGGATTGACAATGGGGCGCTTCATTTGAATTTTCAGGCGGAGCTGCTGGAGGAAGTGATCGCGGAAGCGCTGCAGCATGTGAACCGCAACAAGGAGGATCATATAATCCGGGCGGTGCTCGAAGAGGAGCTGCTGATGGCCAGGATGGATTCACGGCTGATCATTCAGGTGATCATCAACCTGGTGGATAATGCGATTAAGTACAGCGGGGCGGGTTCACATATTACCCTATCCGCCAGACAGGAGAATGGGCTGGTTGTGGTCGAGGTCGCTGACAACGGGCCGGGAATATCCCCGGAAGCGAAGGCCAAGGTGTTCGAAATGTTCTATACGGCGGACAATGTGCGGGGAGATGGCAGGCGCGGTCTGGGTCTGGGCCTTGCGCTCTGCAAATCAATTATTCATGCCCATGGCGGGCATATTGAAGTACAAGATTATGCACCGCAGGGAACGGTCTTCCGCTTCACCCTGCTGGCAGAGGAGGTGAATGTCCATGAATAA
- a CDS encoding FMN-binding protein produces the protein MKKKGKRNLLLLFFTVVLLSLIGSGAALLYTEKERREARTVEIDRVNFNKLHAGEYTGEYAGGMYKWRANKVIVTVTAHKVTAIKLLEHAENQSTASVDELFGRVIQAQSLQVDSISGATLTSKAYLKAIENALHKGVER, from the coding sequence ATGAAAAAGAAGGGGAAACGCAACCTGCTGCTGTTGTTTTTTACCGTGGTTCTCTTGAGTCTAATCGGTTCAGGCGCGGCCTTGCTCTATACAGAGAAAGAGCGCCGGGAAGCGAGGACCGTAGAGATTGATAGAGTGAACTTCAACAAGCTGCATGCGGGTGAGTATACAGGTGAATATGCCGGCGGAATGTATAAATGGAGGGCGAATAAGGTTATCGTAACCGTCACGGCTCACAAAGTTACAGCAATCAAGCTCCTGGAGCATGCTGAGAATCAGTCGACAGCATCTGTAGATGAATTGTTCGGCAGAGTGATTCAGGCTCAATCGCTTCAGGTAGACAGCATCAGCGGTGCCACGCTTACAAGTAAAGCCTACCTCAAGGCTATTGAGAATGCCCTTCACAAGGGCGTTGAAAGGTAA
- a CDS encoding flavodoxin family protein, translating into MKKVIAIIGNQQKNNTYRAVCEFEAQLRTFGEIEVEYIFLKDYRLEFCRGCKVCFNKGEEYCPLRDDRDVLIEKLEHADGVIMAAPNYAFHVPAAMKNLLDRLAYVFHRPQFFGKTYTPIVNQGIHGGNAIRKYLSSMGENSGFQVTRGCVLQTMEPVPTAAAQKNAVRIRKAAARFYKGLMRPAPPAPTLFRLLMFRLSRTSIQHMLDERSKDFRHYQANGWFEAAYYYPVSLGPVKSLAGHLFDRIGKRMAKRA; encoded by the coding sequence ATGAAGAAGGTTATCGCAATCATCGGCAATCAGCAAAAGAACAATACGTACAGAGCGGTCTGCGAATTCGAGGCTCAGCTCCGCACCTTTGGGGAGATAGAGGTTGAGTATATTTTCCTGAAGGATTACAGGCTTGAATTCTGCCGGGGCTGCAAGGTGTGCTTCAATAAAGGTGAAGAGTATTGTCCGCTGAGGGATGACCGGGATGTGCTGATCGAGAAGCTGGAGCATGCGGACGGTGTGATTATGGCGGCTCCCAATTATGCGTTCCATGTTCCGGCAGCGATGAAGAATCTGCTCGACCGGCTGGCGTATGTATTCCATCGGCCGCAGTTCTTCGGCAAGACCTATACGCCGATCGTCAATCAGGGAATTCACGGCGGGAATGCGATCCGCAAATATCTAAGCAGTATGGGAGAGAACTCCGGGTTCCAGGTGACCCGGGGCTGTGTGCTGCAGACGATGGAGCCAGTTCCCACGGCAGCCGCACAGAAGAATGCTGTGAGAATCCGCAAGGCTGCGGCCCGCTTCTACAAAGGTCTGATGCGTCCGGCACCGCCGGCTCCCACATTGTTCCGCTTGCTGATGTTCCGGCTGTCCCGGACCAGCATTCAGCATATGCTGGATGAGCGGTCGAAGGATTTCCGGCATTACCAGGCTAATGGCTGGTTTGAAGCGGCGTATTATTATCCGGTCTCGCTGGGTCCTGTCAAGAGCTTGGCCGGACATCTGTTTGACCGAATCGGTAAAAGAATGGCTAAACGCGCTTGA
- a CDS encoding GNAT family N-acetyltransferase gives MITIRPIERRDNAAIEGIIRECLIEFGGNREGLAWADDSLHDLYTYYNSAENRAYWIVEVDGEVLGGCGIAAFDETQQICELQKMYLSAAVRGQGVAAELLDKALAFAKQHYRKCYLETLLTMQAAGRFYVKHGFSPLDGPLAGSEHYACDAWYIRDLHI, from the coding sequence ATGATTACCATCCGCCCCATTGAGCGCAGGGATAATGCGGCCATTGAGGGGATTATCCGGGAATGCCTGATTGAATTCGGCGGCAACCGCGAAGGCTTGGCCTGGGCAGATGACAGTCTGCATGATTTATATACCTATTATAATAGCGCGGAGAACCGGGCGTACTGGATTGTAGAAGTGGATGGAGAGGTGCTTGGCGGCTGCGGGATTGCAGCTTTTGACGAAACGCAGCAGATCTGTGAATTACAGAAAATGTACCTGTCCGCAGCTGTCCGCGGCCAAGGCGTTGCAGCAGAGCTGCTGGATAAAGCTCTTGCCTTCGCTAAGCAGCATTACCGCAAGTGTTACCTGGAGACGCTGCTGACGATGCAGGCGGCTGGCCGCTTCTATGTCAAGCACGGGTTCAGCCCGCTGGATGGCCCGCTTGCCGGTTCCGAGCACTATGCCTGCGATGCATGGTATATCCGGGACTTACATATCTGA
- a CDS encoding class I SAM-dependent methyltransferase, whose protein sequence is MKQNKSSITALVSAFGRAYHSQFDSPKIIDDYVAQKLISPQEFADIRRNMVQGITFFNPEIAEKYPDDPEAILRWIVQVQLSPTPLARAAYCESIVLHEMSLGLKQYVILGAGLDSFAYRYPELGEQLEIFEVDAPATQASKQQRLKEAQLAVPGNLHLVPMDFTGGFAYPSLLAQGFDPDALTLFSLLGVSYYLTKEENARLISALFANLPAGSSIVLDYADERLWEEQGLSGRVGKMVQLAAAGGEPMQSCFSYAEMEQLLAEAGLLVYEHLSPEAIQDRFFGNRSDDLAAFETIHYIHAVKK, encoded by the coding sequence ATGAAGCAGAACAAGTCCAGCATAACTGCCTTAGTGTCCGCATTTGGCCGCGCATATCACAGTCAATTTGACAGTCCGAAGATCATCGATGATTATGTCGCACAGAAGCTGATATCACCGCAGGAGTTCGCGGACATCCGCAGGAATATGGTGCAAGGGATTACGTTCTTCAATCCTGAGATTGCGGAGAAATACCCGGATGATCCTGAAGCCATCTTGAGATGGATTGTCCAGGTTCAGTTATCCCCCACACCGCTGGCACGTGCTGCCTACTGTGAGAGCATAGTGCTGCATGAGATGAGTCTTGGGCTGAAGCAGTATGTAATTCTTGGTGCGGGGCTGGACAGCTTTGCCTACCGTTATCCTGAACTAGGGGAGCAGCTGGAGATCTTTGAAGTGGACGCTCCTGCTACCCAGGCATCCAAACAGCAGAGGCTTAAGGAAGCACAGCTTGCGGTTCCCGGCAATCTTCATCTTGTTCCCATGGACTTTACGGGCGGATTCGCTTATCCCAGTCTGCTCGCACAGGGGTTCGATCCTGATGCCTTAACCCTATTCAGCCTCCTGGGGGTATCCTACTACCTCACCAAGGAGGAGAACGCCCGCTTGATCAGCGCATTGTTCGCGAATCTGCCTGCCGGAAGCTCCATCGTGCTGGATTATGCAGATGAGCGGCTATGGGAGGAGCAGGGCTTGTCTGGCCGGGTTGGCAAAATGGTTCAGCTGGCTGCCGCCGGCGGCGAACCCATGCAATCCTGTTTTTCTTACGCGGAGATGGAGCAGTTGCTGGCTGAGGCCGGTCTGCTGGTCTACGAGCACCTGTCCCCGGAAGCCATCCAGGACCGGTTCTTCGGTAACCGTTCGGATGACCTTGCTGCTTTTGAGACAATTCATTATATTCATGCGGTTAAGAAGTAG
- a CDS encoding type 1 glutamine amidotransferase family protein gives MQNRQAYLYVFNTMSDWEYGYLAAELNTGRYFKKGTAPLKVITVSATNESVTTMGGLTVQPDLTLDECSLASGDLLILPGGNTWGEAENQPVLDRAHEALKLGVAVAAICGATMALADKGYLDAVPHTSNNLDYLKMVSPGYKGEAYHEDGPVAVSGKLVTASGIAPLEFAREVLRVLEVFAPATLDAWYSLNKTHETEYFFQLMGSLDQG, from the coding sequence ATGCAAAACAGACAAGCTTATCTATATGTATTCAATACGATGTCAGACTGGGAATACGGGTATTTGGCCGCAGAACTGAACACAGGAAGGTACTTCAAAAAGGGGACAGCACCCTTAAAAGTCATCACAGTATCCGCCACCAATGAATCGGTTACAACTATGGGCGGACTGACGGTACAGCCGGATCTCACCCTGGATGAGTGCAGTTTGGCAAGCGGCGATCTTTTGATTTTACCTGGAGGCAATACGTGGGGAGAGGCGGAGAATCAGCCGGTCTTGGATAGGGCTCACGAAGCGCTCAAGCTCGGTGTGGCTGTTGCTGCGATCTGCGGGGCGACCATGGCGCTGGCGGATAAGGGGTATCTGGATGCTGTGCCGCATACAAGCAACAATCTGGATTACCTGAAAATGGTCAGCCCCGGCTATAAAGGGGAAGCTTATCATGAGGATGGGCCTGTAGCTGTCAGCGGGAAGCTGGTCACGGCATCAGGAATCGCTCCGCTGGAATTCGCGAGGGAAGTGCTAAGGGTCTTAGAGGTATTTGCTCCAGCGACCTTGGATGCATGGTACAGTCTTAACAAGACACATGAGACCGAATACTTTTTCCAGCTTATGGGCTCGTTAGATCAGGGGTAA
- a CDS encoding sedoheptulokinase — protein MITAGLDIGTTSISGLLYDLEKRTILHSLTEAHASLPFSLNQECERLQDPELIVKQVEHLLERLLAHQPEVAGIGLTGQMHGIVYLDKSGRALGPLYTWQDGRAGQLTGGTGSPTYAQQFSDLTGYTVAPGYGLATHYFNICRQLVPEDAVSFCTIADYIAMRLANCDVPRIDATQAAGIGGFSPRIGDFDRTEISLAGIDPSLLPQVVPSGTAIGSTSQGIPVYTALGDNQASFLGSVPQPGESLLLNIGTGSQLSAWVPECDNPPSAMEVRPFPGGGVLMVGAALSGGKSYALLEGFFRQLITAYTGEAPTDIYSLMSRLLSEEVPGSGSTGLTVNTQFLGTRTDPGKRGSVEGITLENFTPGGLVHAFLRGMVDELHGFLAVLEQQGAGTFSRLIGSGNALRTNPVLCAKAEAAFGLPLELGEHAEEAAVGAALCAAVGGGEIPSFSEAGAYLRAESS, from the coding sequence ATGATTACGGCCGGACTAGATATCGGAACTACATCCATCTCCGGGCTGCTATACGATCTGGAGAAGCGGACGATTCTGCATAGCCTTACGGAAGCGCATGCGAGCCTGCCCTTCAGTCTGAATCAGGAATGTGAGCGGCTGCAGGACCCGGAATTGATTGTGAAGCAGGTAGAACATTTACTCGAACGTCTGCTGGCGCACCAGCCGGAAGTAGCGGGCATTGGCTTAACCGGGCAGATGCATGGGATTGTCTATTTGGATAAAAGCGGAAGGGCACTAGGTCCGCTGTATACCTGGCAGGACGGACGGGCGGGACAGCTCACCGGAGGGACTGGCAGTCCTACCTATGCGCAGCAGTTCAGTGACCTTACCGGTTACACTGTAGCTCCCGGCTACGGACTCGCCACCCATTACTTTAATATTTGCAGGCAGCTTGTCCCGGAAGATGCAGTCAGCTTCTGCACGATTGCTGACTACATTGCGATGAGGCTGGCAAACTGTGATGTGCCGCGGATCGATGCAACGCAGGCAGCGGGAATCGGGGGCTTCAGTCCAAGGATAGGGGATTTCGATAGAACAGAGATTAGTCTTGCCGGTATCGATCCTTCGTTATTGCCGCAGGTCGTACCCTCCGGTACGGCAATCGGTAGCACATCACAAGGCATTCCCGTGTATACCGCGCTCGGGGATAATCAGGCCAGCTTCCTGGGGAGTGTGCCGCAGCCCGGAGAATCTCTGCTGCTGAACATTGGCACAGGGAGCCAGCTCTCGGCTTGGGTACCTGAGTGTGATAACCCTCCTTCCGCGATGGAAGTACGCCCGTTCCCTGGCGGTGGGGTGCTGATGGTCGGTGCAGCCCTGAGCGGCGGCAAGTCTTATGCTCTGCTGGAGGGATTCTTCCGGCAACTGATTACCGCATACACTGGAGAAGCGCCGACAGATATCTATTCCCTGATGTCCAGGCTGCTCAGTGAAGAGGTACCGGGAAGCGGCAGCACAGGACTTACGGTGAACACACAGTTCCTGGGGACAAGGACAGATCCGGGGAAGCGCGGCAGTGTGGAAGGAATCACGCTGGAGAATTTTACTCCCGGCGGGCTGGTCCATGCTTTTCTGCGAGGAATGGTAGATGAACTGCACGGCTTCCTGGCAGTTCTGGAACAGCAGGGCGCAGGCACATTCAGCCGCCTTATAGGCTCCGGCAATGCGCTGCGGACGAATCCGGTGCTGTGCGCCAAGGCAGAAGCTGCCTTCGGGCTACCGCTTGAGCTTGGTGAACACGCTGAGGAAGCGGCTGTAGGGGCAGCGCTCTGTGCTGCTGTCGGCGGCGGGGAGATTCCCAGCTTCAGTGAAGCGGGTGCTTATCTTAGAGCAGAGTCTAGCTGA
- a CDS encoding SDR family oxidoreductase, with product MRLHNKVAVVTGAASGMGKAIAVLFAKEGAKVVVADIHLEAAETVAGDIKADGGEAIAVQANVADESDIQNLIDSTVNTYGTVDILVNNAGIMDNFEPAGEIEDESWERVLAVNTTSVMRATRKVLPIFLEKQHGVIINVASVGGLFGARAGAAYTASKHAVIGFTKNTGFMYAAKGIRCNAIAPGGVETNIGSTMTHINPFGMERTQPGMALNPRMGQPAEIAQLALFLASEEAGFVNGAVITADGGWTAY from the coding sequence ATGAGACTTCACAACAAAGTGGCAGTAGTTACCGGGGCGGCGTCAGGGATGGGGAAGGCGATTGCCGTCCTTTTTGCAAAGGAAGGGGCTAAGGTTGTCGTGGCGGATATTCATCTGGAGGCTGCAGAGACGGTAGCCGGTGACATCAAAGCTGACGGCGGGGAAGCCATAGCAGTACAAGCGAATGTTGCAGACGAATCTGACATCCAAAATCTGATCGACAGTACTGTCAACACCTATGGCACTGTAGATATTCTGGTGAATAATGCGGGAATCATGGATAATTTTGAACCGGCGGGTGAGATTGAGGATGAGAGCTGGGAGCGGGTGCTCGCCGTTAATACAACTTCGGTGATGCGTGCAACGCGTAAGGTACTGCCTATTTTTCTGGAAAAACAACACGGTGTAATTATTAACGTTGCCTCGGTAGGCGGTCTGTTCGGTGCCCGGGCCGGTGCGGCTTATACAGCCTCGAAGCATGCGGTTATCGGCTTTACCAAGAATACCGGATTCATGTATGCTGCCAAAGGAATCCGTTGCAATGCGATTGCGCCGGGCGGTGTGGAGACCAATATTGGTTCTACCATGACCCATATTAATCCTTTTGGCATGGAACGTACACAGCCTGGCATGGCACTAAATCCACGGATGGGCCAGCCCGCTGAAATCGCACAACTCGCCTTGTTCCTGGCTTCAGAGGAAGCAGGCTTTGTGAATGGAGCAGTCATTACCGCAGACGGCGGGTGGACGGCTTATTAA
- a CDS encoding iron-sulfur cluster biosynthesis family protein, translating into MQIELNSMTRERLEQSLAGKPGQFKMFYDTEDCGCNGMLVIRVVSEPSPTDIVFQTEPFTFLCDRQQELLFDDVMRLEAEAGYPAYKLTSDSTLFGSNIRVQDARS; encoded by the coding sequence ATGCAAATTGAGCTTAATAGCATGACCCGCGAACGGCTGGAGCAGAGTTTGGCCGGGAAGCCTGGGCAATTCAAAATGTTCTATGATACGGAGGACTGCGGCTGTAACGGCATGCTGGTCATCCGCGTAGTCAGCGAGCCTTCGCCGACCGATATTGTGTTTCAGACTGAGCCGTTCACCTTCCTGTGTGACCGCCAGCAGGAATTGCTGTTCGATGACGTGATGCGGCTCGAAGCAGAGGCCGGGTATCCGGCCTATAAGCTGACAAGTGATTCCACCTTGTTCGGGAGTAATATCAGGGTGCAGGATGCTCGGAGCTGA
- the cobA gene encoding uroporphyrinogen-III C-methyltransferase — MKQGSISIVGAGPGDPELITLKALRRIQRADVILYDRLVNEELLVYARGDALRIYCGKAPGLHSMPQEATERLMIRHAAAGSHVVRLKGGDPFVFGRGGEEALSAAAAGIPYEVIPGITSAVGAAASAGIPLTHRGVAASFAIVTGSRCQSQDSPLRWDALAHSVDTLVIYMGVSKLGEICKELLAHGKDPQTPVALIENGTTVHERIVTGTLGHIGKVAAAMKISNPAMIIIGEVVQVRAELLSLEEAVRSQIG; from the coding sequence ATGAAGCAGGGCAGCATATCCATTGTTGGTGCGGGTCCAGGCGATCCCGAGCTGATTACATTGAAGGCGCTGCGGCGCATTCAACGTGCCGACGTAATTCTGTACGACCGGCTGGTGAATGAGGAGCTGCTGGTCTATGCCAGAGGCGATGCCCTGCGCATCTACTGCGGCAAAGCGCCGGGTCTGCATTCGATGCCTCAGGAGGCAACGGAGCGGCTGATGATCCGCCATGCGGCAGCCGGAAGCCATGTAGTCCGGCTGAAAGGCGGCGACCCGTTCGTGTTCGGCAGGGGCGGGGAAGAAGCGTTATCCGCAGCCGCAGCCGGTATTCCCTATGAGGTGATTCCGGGAATCACCTCGGCAGTAGGCGCAGCCGCTTCTGCGGGCATTCCGCTGACCCATCGCGGTGTGGCGGCTTCCTTCGCCATCGTGACCGGCAGCCGCTGCCAGAGCCAGGATTCGCCGCTGCGCTGGGATGCACTGGCCCATAGTGTAGATACGCTTGTGATTTATATGGGTGTAAGCAAGCTGGGGGAGATCTGCAAGGAACTGCTGGCCCACGGCAAAGATCCGCAGACTCCGGTTGCATTAATTGAGAACGGAACAACGGTGCACGAACGGATCGTGACCGGCACGCTTGGCCATATCGGCAAGGTCGCCGCTGCGATGAAGATCAGCAATCCGGCCATGATCATTATCGGTGAGGTGGTCCAGGTCAGAGCAGAGCTGCTAAGCCTGGAGGAAGCCGTACGTTCGCAGATCGGGTGA
- a CDS encoding formate/nitrite transporter family protein, whose protein sequence is MDYVKPGEVLGSMIEAGKTKAELGIMQLIVRGSLGGAILACATTLAFTAAAQTKIPMAGAILFPVGFVMIILLGLELVTGSFALIPLAVLEKKTTVRRMLGNYFWVILGHLIGCAVYAALYGLTITKMGTDLSNPMVQTLITASEGKTKAYQSLGAEGLGLAFIKAMLCNWMVTLGAVMAMTSKSTSGKILAMWLPILTFFGQGFEHTVVNFFVIPAGMMLGANVTIADWWIWNGIPVLLGNFAGGLLFTGLLFYLSQKSSRPGASAAAELPGRGEAGLPGTPALEKSL, encoded by the coding sequence ATGGACTATGTCAAACCAGGCGAAGTGCTGGGCTCCATGATTGAAGCGGGAAAAACCAAAGCAGAACTGGGCATCATGCAGCTCATTGTCCGCGGCAGTCTCGGCGGTGCCATTCTGGCATGCGCGACCACACTGGCCTTCACCGCTGCGGCACAGACCAAGATCCCTATGGCGGGCGCGATTCTTTTTCCGGTAGGCTTCGTGATGATTATTCTCCTCGGGCTGGAGCTGGTTACCGGCAGCTTCGCCTTGATTCCGCTGGCTGTACTGGAGAAGAAGACTACCGTCAGGCGCATGCTGGGGAACTATTTCTGGGTGATTCTCGGGCATTTGATCGGGTGTGCCGTCTATGCCGCATTATACGGGCTGACAATTACGAAGATGGGCACTGATCTGTCGAACCCCATGGTGCAGACGCTCATTACGGCAAGTGAAGGGAAGACGAAGGCTTATCAGAGTCTGGGGGCAGAGGGACTGGGGCTGGCCTTCATCAAGGCAATGCTCTGTAACTGGATGGTTACGCTGGGTGCAGTGATGGCGATGACCTCGAAATCCACCTCCGGCAAAATCCTCGCCATGTGGCTCCCCATCCTGACCTTCTTCGGACAGGGCTTCGAGCACACGGTTGTCAATTTCTTCGTCATTCCGGCGGGGATGATGCTTGGAGCGAATGTGACTATAGCGGACTGGTGGATCTGGAACGGCATTCCGGTGCTGCTCGGCAACTTCGCCGGAGGACTGTTGTTCACAGGCCTTCTATTCTACTTATCGCAAAAAAGCAGCAGACCTGGTGCTTCTGCGGCAGCGGAGCTTCCGGGACGCGGAGAAGCGGGGCTCCCGGGCACACCTGCCCTGGAGAAAAGCCTATGA
- the nirD gene encoding nitrite reductase small subunit NirD: MTKLLIGNLNEVDIKGSRKLRVGDTEIALFRLSSGEVLAVENRCPHKGGLLSEGMVCGSKVHCPLHDWRIELHTGEVQAPDTGHVTTYEVEVDHATGSLYLTI, from the coding sequence ATGACCAAACTGCTAATCGGCAACCTGAATGAGGTAGATATCAAAGGATCACGTAAATTGCGGGTAGGCGATACCGAGATTGCCTTGTTCCGGCTAAGCAGCGGAGAGGTGCTGGCGGTGGAGAACCGTTGTCCGCACAAGGGCGGGCTGCTCTCGGAGGGCATGGTCTGCGGCTCCAAGGTGCACTGCCCGCTCCATGACTGGCGGATCGAGCTGCATACGGGTGAGGTGCAGGCCCCCGATACGGGACATGTGACTACCTATGAGGTGGAAGTCGATCACGCCACAGGCAGCTTGTACTTAACGATCTGA